The DNA segment CATTTTGCGAGAAACTATTGCAGGTTTCAATATATACCAAtctttatcaatattaataactTGAACATTATAGTTTAAATCAACGCAAAACACATTACACTACCGAAAAAAAACATACGTATGGCCACTATAACCGAAGAATCTAATATACTTTAACTATAATTATAAATGACACTACGAGAgctttaatatgatatatatatatacgcatttcaTGAAGTCAGAAGTTTATCATAGCTACAGCAACTGAATTTTCATGAAACAGTAGTAAGTgtgtaggaataataataataataataataataataataataataataataataataataataataataataataataagcacagcATTTAAAATCTCACACTTGACTGGTCGAAATCCATACTCCACTGTCCATTTTAGGGATGCCCGTTTAAGGCAATTCCTGAAGAATCGTTACGACAACAGAAGGGGTGACGCGGACTGGGCCTGGCACATGAGACTATCTTTTCGCCTGGACAGTTTCTGCCCTTCATCAACAGCGGAGAAGAAAACGTCgagtaacaacaaaaaattaaatgaaacaccAGAGAATCGAGATGGATACGTAGGCATCTGTTCTGGATGGGGAAATGAGTTTCTGGAATGGAGGCATACAGGTCACGCTTTTGATCTGGCCGTGCAAACCAAGTCTAGCGTGCCAAACACTTCTCTAGCATCAGGTAAATCTACACAAGGTATTTTTCGTATATACTGTGAAATAGCATTCATGAATATGAAACTTACCGTCAATGAATCTATGGCTTTTGGTAAAATTTCCATGAGAGATGGAAGATTCTAcgtagtaaaaacaaaaacttcaatCTCCAGATTTCAAGGAATTTCCTTTACATAAGAAAGGCACAAACTGAAATACTTTGCTGGTGCTACtaaactttcaaaaataacaGCCCTTCAAACTATACATCTTGCAGGTGAACAGCCAacaatttttgttacaaaaactaataaaaaaaatttaatttattataatctCTGGCACTTATAACGATCACCTGTATAGCATAGTAAAGCCAGTGGAcaacataaaaatgataagaaacattttcaaatgattaaaaatttcagAGAGTTTGTTATTGTAACCTCGAATGCTGTctataaaaaacacataaaattaaCTAACTATCGTCATATACAAATACTGGCAAAAATTACCTATTATTAGACGATAATTTTTTAATCAGCTACTAAGGACATTTACTGAAGGAAATGTGAATCAAATTAAAGTGCTTCCACGAAAACAGGGGCATAAACGATAAGGATTTCAGTCTTAAGTTCAATCCAGAGTGAGTCCGCACAACAGTAAAAACGCCATAAAAACACGCCAGTAACTTATCTCGCACACTACAcgaacaggttaaatacaagtcaacgacttattagTAGTACTAACCAAATGCTTCAAGAGGTTATCCAGCATTtaccaaagattcgttctccacttagtCTTCGCGTCATCTTTTAACCCGTTTGTGATATGGATGCGATTTATTACCGacgtgtgtgtatgaaatattttactgtaGAGCGCACACACCGTAAGGAAGGTTTCTAGGAAAATTGATGGTTTTtcgggttaataataataataataataataataataataataataataataataataataataataataataataataataatttctcaagCCGATACTTCATGGCAACGGCTGCCATCTCatctttccagtggctgtcttcTCTGTGGGTCTGCAAAAGCACAGACGGGTTGGCTACTGGGGAGACATTTTGTCAGGACCATTTCCCGCTACTGCTCTTGCAACGACCAACATCGACCTTGCCAAAATTCAGAACGGACGaagtaaatatgtaagtaaactaatttattttaaatattttcgagCATACTAATCATAATAATGGATTAAGAATCTCATCAACACAAAATTATGGCGATTTGGTGATAAACACTTTGGCTTCCCCCTTTTTCGAGATGCGGGGAGGTGGTGGATCCTGTTATATCTGAATAACCAACTCAAAGTCAGTCTCAGgttactttttaaaacttttgcagAGTGGAACTGAAGTTGCCCAAATGAACACCGAATATCTTTTGGAATTATTATGGAAAAACTGTCGTGTTCAGGACGCTGACAATTTAAACCTCAGTGACAACTTTAACGAAGCTGTGACTGTAAAAGCAACTAAAGAAAGTATTTCACTAGAAAGTAACAAGCCATTGAAAGCAAATGGAAACCAAGTGAATGAAAATTCTTGCTCAAAAGAAGAAACTGGGCACAAAGATAAAAGCGAAATAGCAGAAATCTTGCACAATGGAGCGAATGATGCACAGCACATGCAGACAGAAGCGTGCGTGACAGACAAAGAAAATGCAGAGAATGAGGAAACCAAACGCGATTTTGAAGCACGAAACAGCGACTGTCGGGAAAAGCAAGAAAACTTCGATCAGAATACTGAGGAAGTCAAGGAAAACCAGAGAACAGAAGGAACGAAAGACTTCACGGTCGATGAAGAAGCATCAGCGCTGAACAAAGACTCGAAACCAACATCGGGTGCTTACATCAGTCTTGAGGGAGTGGAAATCATTCTTCTCTCTCCAACTAGAATGAACGATCTCCGCAATTTACCAGAGGTAACGGAATACATCTTTTTAAGGTCCTGGGAGTTCTCATTCTTAGGCTTTTACGTTTTTAGTGGTATGAAGTTCATGAGaatgtgtaattttaataaaaatttgtgCAAATTGGGGTCTGACAAGTagctggatgggtgaccaccaagaaaGAGCCAGACGACATTGACATTTACAACCCTTATCATACATCAATCCCAAATGCACGGTAATCTaaactctctcatatatatatatatatatatatatatatatatatatatatatatatatatatatatatatatatatatatatatatatatatatatatatagatagatagatagatagatagatagatagtagcaCCTCA comes from the Macrobrachium rosenbergii isolate ZJJX-2024 chromosome 3, ASM4041242v1, whole genome shotgun sequence genome and includes:
- the Dnaaf3 gene encoding dynein axonemal assembly factor 3; the encoded protein is MHGHGLFNWWGFSPAADLISYSNHDRKEYQLLLVGAGDHRHLLSMIARRKNGTNLKIFVLEAHVELYARIILLLGVCLRRGLGLHERATLLLDLWGNLTLRPVSKDYLDSVAREYARNVTDASQFDHLVGIVAASKLKYRERDAMDDVFKSWYKLKPSEYDPALAWDARLRQFLKNRYDNRRGDADWAWHMRLSFRLDSFCPSSTAEKKTSSNNKKLNETPENRDGYVGICSGWGNEFLEWRHTGHAFDLAVQTKSSVPNTSLASVAVFSVGLQKHRRVGYWGDILSGPFPATALATTNIDLAKIQNGRSKYSGTEVAQMNTEYLLELLWKNCRVQDADNLNLSDNFNEAVTVKATKESISLESNKPLKANGNQVNENSCSKEETGHKDKSEIAEILHNGANDAQHMQTEACVTDKENAENEETKRDFEARNSDCREKQENFDQNTEEVKENQRTEGTKDFTVDEEASALNKDSKPTSGAYISLEGVEIILLSPTRMNDLRNLPEVNGYLDIVYLSAATAHLLNSTLAASNISPCTTILVESARMMPELTDDQVTEYETQINKLAKTGGWSPRSPAPICHLQFCKEENLN